The proteins below are encoded in one region of Micromonospora sp. DSM 45708:
- a CDS encoding extracellular catalytic domain type 1 short-chain-length polyhydroxyalkanoate depolymerase, translating to MRAKIALFAAVLATALTTAVAVVTAAGPASAAALTQVTNFGTNPTNLQMHLYVPDRLPARPALLLVLHYCTGSGPAMHTGSGYSPLADRYGFIVIYPSVTRSSKCWDVSSPQALRRGGGSDPVGLKSMIDYVTGRYPVDPARIGVAGASSGAMMTNVMAGVYPDVFHAGVSSSGVPFGCFATTNGSEWNSECSGGRITKTPQQWGDLVRNAYPGYTGRRPRMQIWHGTTDTTLSYVNFGEQIKQWTNVLGVSQTPSMTDYPQASATRTRYGGTGGTPPVEAISFQGYGHSIPFDAAQAVRFLGFDGTGATTPPPSPTTPPPSPTTPPPSPTTPPPSPTTPPPSPTTPPPSPTTPPPGTGGCSASVSLNSWTGGFVATVKVTAGSAGTRGWTVSLTLPGGVSVTNTWSATASGATGTVRFVNVDYNGQLGAGQSTEFGFQGNGSASGLTPTCTAG from the coding sequence ATGAGAGCGAAGATCGCGCTGTTCGCGGCCGTGCTGGCGACGGCCCTGACGACGGCGGTCGCCGTCGTCACCGCCGCCGGCCCGGCGTCCGCCGCCGCGCTCACCCAGGTGACCAACTTCGGCACCAACCCGACAAACCTACAGATGCACCTGTACGTGCCGGACCGGCTCCCGGCCCGGCCGGCCCTGCTGTTGGTCCTGCACTACTGCACCGGCAGCGGTCCGGCCATGCACACCGGCTCCGGCTACAGCCCGCTGGCCGACCGCTACGGGTTCATCGTGATCTACCCGTCGGTGACCCGCAGCAGCAAGTGCTGGGACGTCTCCTCGCCGCAGGCGCTGCGGCGCGGTGGCGGCAGCGACCCGGTCGGTCTCAAGTCGATGATCGACTACGTGACGGGCCGCTACCCGGTCGACCCGGCCCGCATCGGCGTCGCCGGCGCTTCGTCCGGCGCCATGATGACGAACGTGATGGCCGGCGTGTACCCGGACGTCTTCCACGCCGGGGTCAGCTCCTCGGGCGTGCCGTTCGGCTGCTTCGCCACCACCAACGGCTCGGAGTGGAACAGCGAGTGCTCCGGCGGGCGGATCACCAAGACCCCGCAGCAGTGGGGTGACCTGGTCCGCAACGCGTACCCCGGCTACACCGGCCGGCGTCCCCGCATGCAGATCTGGCACGGCACCACGGACACCACGCTGAGCTACGTCAACTTCGGCGAGCAGATCAAGCAGTGGACGAACGTGCTGGGCGTCTCGCAGACCCCGAGCATGACTGACTACCCGCAGGCCAGCGCCACCCGGACCCGCTACGGCGGCACCGGTGGGACGCCGCCGGTCGAGGCGATCAGCTTCCAGGGCTACGGCCACTCGATCCCGTTCGACGCCGCCCAGGCGGTGCGCTTCCTCGGCTTCGACGGCACCGGGGCGACCACCCCGCCGCCGAGCCCCACCACGCCGCCGCCGAGCCCGACCACGCCGCCGCCGAGCCCGACGACGCCGCCGCCGAGCCCGACCACGCCGCCGCCGAGCCCGACCACGCCGCCGCCGAGCCCGACGACGCCGCCGCCGGGGACAGGTGGGTGTTCGGCGTCGGTGTCGCTCAACTCGTGGACCGGTGGGTTCGTGGCGACGGTGAAGGTGACGGCGGGTTCGGCTGGTACGCGGGGTTGGACGGTGAGTCTGACGTTGCCGGGTGGGGTGAGTGTGACGAACACGTGGAGTGCGACCGCCAGTGGTGCCACCGGCACGGTGCGGTTCGTCAATGTGGACTACAACGGCCAGCTCGGGGCTGGTCAGAGCACCGAGTTCGGGTTCCAGGGCAACGGCAGCGCGTCGGGGCTGACCCCGACCTGCACCGCCGGCTGA
- the chvE gene encoding multiple monosaccharide ABC transporter substrate-binding protein, producing MRRRFLAALGGVAIAVSLAACSGEGAGGGGDTSSAKPGDLTIGVSMPTQTSERWIADGNAVKEKLQAKGYKVDLQYAGDEIPTQSQQIDQMITQGADVLVIAPIDGTALSGQLQAAAAAKIPVISYDRLIRNSPNVDFYVSFDNYKVGVAQANALLVGLGLQNKDGAKGSAAGPFNVELFAGSLDDNNAHFFFNGAMDTLKPYLDAGTLKVKSGQTKIEQVAILRWQQETAQKRMEDLLTSSYNDGSKVDGVLSPFDGLSRGIITALQNAGYRGGAKKMPVVTGQDAEVASVKLINDGVQSSTVFKDTRLLADQAVVAAEAFLKKQEPKANDTKAYENGVKVVPAFLLPVQTVYKDDIKSVLIDSGYLTAQEVAAGRAG from the coding sequence GTGCGCAGACGATTTCTGGCCGCGCTCGGCGGCGTCGCGATCGCCGTCAGCCTGGCCGCATGCAGCGGTGAGGGTGCCGGCGGCGGCGGGGACACCAGCTCCGCCAAGCCCGGCGACCTGACGATCGGCGTCTCGATGCCGACCCAGACCTCGGAGCGGTGGATCGCCGACGGCAACGCGGTGAAGGAGAAGCTCCAGGCCAAGGGCTACAAGGTCGACCTGCAGTACGCCGGCGACGAGATCCCCACCCAGTCGCAGCAGATCGACCAGATGATCACGCAGGGCGCGGACGTGCTGGTGATCGCCCCGATCGACGGCACCGCGCTCAGCGGTCAGCTCCAGGCCGCCGCGGCGGCGAAGATCCCGGTCATCTCCTACGACCGGCTCATCCGCAACAGCCCGAACGTCGACTTCTACGTCAGCTTCGACAACTACAAGGTCGGCGTGGCGCAGGCCAACGCGCTCCTGGTCGGCCTCGGGTTGCAGAACAAGGACGGCGCGAAGGGCAGCGCGGCCGGCCCGTTCAACGTGGAGCTGTTCGCCGGCTCGCTCGACGACAACAACGCGCACTTCTTCTTCAACGGCGCGATGGACACGCTCAAGCCCTACCTCGACGCCGGCACGCTGAAGGTGAAGTCCGGCCAGACGAAGATCGAGCAGGTGGCCATCCTGCGCTGGCAGCAGGAGACCGCGCAGAAGCGGATGGAGGACCTGCTCACCTCCAGCTACAACGACGGCAGCAAGGTCGACGGCGTGCTGTCGCCGTTCGACGGCCTGTCCCGGGGCATCATCACCGCCCTCCAGAACGCCGGCTACCGCGGCGGGGCCAAGAAGATGCCGGTGGTCACCGGCCAGGACGCCGAGGTCGCCTCCGTCAAGCTCATCAACGACGGGGTGCAGAGCTCGACCGTCTTCAAGGACACCCGCCTGCTCGCCGACCAGGCCGTGGTCGCCGCCGAGGCGTTCCTGAAGAAGCAGGAGCCGAAGGCGAACGACACCAAGGCGTACGAGAACGGCGTCAAGGTCGTGCCCGCGTTCCTGCTGCCGGTCCAGACCGTCTACAAGGACGACATCAAGTCGGTGCTGATCGACTCCGGCTACCTGACCGCCCAGGAGGTCGCCGCCGGCCGGGCGGGCTGA